In the genome of Caenorhabditis elegans chromosome IV, the window TGATCGTTACGTGAAGAGTCTCAACGTGAGAAGTTTCATGAGAAAAGTGCCGCCGGTGGTTATTGCCAATCAAGGATAACAGCTGAACTTTTACTTGTGatgtgaataaatattttgtatttgaatGTTTCCAATGATTCTAGTCTAATTGTGACGTCACTCTCTCTTCCACATTCTTCTACAGTTCCGGCGTTTTGTTTTCGACCGGCTACCTACTTGCCAGTTGTCGGCAGCTTCTcgatttctctttttctacTAATAGCCCGCTACTCACCCGGCGATGAAAAAAGTGTTGTAACTGATAAAGTTCCAACACACCCACATAAACTTTacataaactttaaaattttgaaaatctttctGTCAACGTTTATTTCAATGTTTAAAGGTAGAGTATCGCCAGTGggggattttgtttaaatacacATATAAagatccaaaacaaccaaatatcataaaaaacactccaaaaatgtttagttttttcataatttccagtagaagttttggaacattgccaaaattttgaaagatatgaggttttgaagaaatccaAACCAATGTCGCAGGTGCCAACccttacaatgttttaatacgaataattaaaacaaaattacagtatacaaatgtaggaaaaattttttttggtcgacctccaaaattatgagtggcaaaaactgagtaattgtcactttttgacagtaaataaaaaattttcaaaaaatttctcgaaaattttattatgatattcggtcattttggcataATTTTGGGtgtggtttttaaaatttccctcTTGGCGCCACTCTACCTTTAATGGTGTAGAACAGTTAGCGGCTTGCAAATAATATTCCCAACATTCAAATGTCATTTGGCTCCGCCTCTTCTAattctttcagttttcaaacaatttttctcattgcCATCCAATCTCCAGTTCACAAGTCCCAAAAGAGGCAAAACATGGacttcttttgtttttcgtttGTTTCCACACAGTGATAACACTAGTCTTAGCATTTTCTAGACAAATCAAATGTTTTCCAGCAATCTCGATTCGCCATAAATTTGAACAAAGACAAGTAAATTATCTAGCTGATTTTGATgtttgtttcaagttttcttcaaaaaaatgcagaattgttttttcattttcagtttctgtataaattttcggcgaaaaacaatttttaaattttcgaaccAAGGAATTTGGACCaaagaaattgttttattggaaaaacgaGCCCGAGAAGTGTCGACCACTAGAACTTTATTGAAGTTTAAAAGGAATAAATGTGGCAAAAAAGTTCCCAATAAAACCCTTTATTCAAAGTTAATCTTCTCCGATGGCCGGAAGGAACTTGATGAAACACTTTGACTCATTCGACGCAGCAAATGCTCTCTTCACTTGCATCGTCAGTGATGGCCTCAGGAACTCTTGACGTCGGGAGAATCGTTCTTTCAGTGGgtgattctgaaattatctatTATTAGTGCATCATGATCCTCTGCGTCAGACATCTGCCGGGCTCCGACAAGAACCCGGCAGGTGTTGGGGGCTTCAAACACCACCAACCCCAATAACGAAAATCCGAATGAAGTCGTGGGCGTGATAGAAGACAAGAGTGGCGATGCAGCAGTTTTGAACGTTTGCAAATTGAGCGTCATCGGCGATGATAAGCATATTGCACACGTACATGATATCTTcatagttctgaaaattcatactATAAGCTCGATGGAGCAAGAACAGGCTCTCACCTTCTGCAACTCCTCACAGCAATGCTTTTCGATCGagttttttagaacttttggCTCGAAAACCTTCCATTGCATAGCCAAAGCAAATATCTCGAAAGCGAGTTTTGGAGAAAGTAGAGCAGGTTTTTTGTAGATACCAGTGATCATGTAGGTGagacactgaaaatttcattgaacGGGCAGAATTCTACATAGAAAATTGCTGTAGCCATCTGCTAAGTCTcaacgaaatttgaaaactctgcCACCGCGTCGTTTACAGCCTCCCCTATTGAATCTTCACCGTACAATGTCAATGCTCTGCACAGAATCAGCTCTTCCAACTGTGTACTCGGTAGTTGTGTCCTTCAAATGCTGACGGAAGAATTGAGATGCCAGACAGACAATTTCCTTATTCGTCATCACAAAGTGCATGCCATCGGATGTCTTCAGCTTCAAATCATGACGAGATCTGGAATTAATTTGGTCATATGTTGGGAAATACAGTGCGCCCAACTTCTATAACGCCCccctattttttctcatttcaccaCCTGctgacattttttacaaaaaactgctaatgccattcgattccaaatgtcgaaaaaccccctgtccaaaattttcatcaaaaaattcaatagactGATAGTGAGGAGACTAGGTCAAAAAGTCTCTAAAACGACcgcccaacttctatagcgccccctcgaattttttattttttctaataaaatcccctttttttggctttttctaaGAACAACTTATTCATGACTTAAGTTCAAACTGATCCAGACATCttgcaaatcaattttcaaaagaaatttatcCGTGGAAATTCATAGGATCTCTAAAATTGTCCTGAAACGCCTAATTTTATGTTAGAGGGCGTTGCGCGGCGCCCAATACTTGAATCAGCACCAGAATCAACTAAGATGATCTACAACATCTATTTCAtcggtctgaaattttttttcacgtcTTACGTGTCATTTTGTGGCATACGAATGCTCAAGAAAACGTAGtgtttattatcaattttgttcGAAATGCCACGAGGACCTCAGCTAACAAGAGATGAACGATCCAAGCTAGATGTGATGGCGAATCTTAATATTTCTACAAATGAAATGGCTCGCCAAATCAATCGCTCTCGTAAATGTGTCTACAACTACCTCAATAATCCACTTTCTTATGGTCAAACCAAAAGAGCTCCCAGATGCAAAGTTTTATCGAGTCGTGAGGAACGCAACATTGTGAAGGCTGCATCGCCGCTTTGCCGCTTTTTCGCTGGGCCGCTTTTtcggaaaagaagaagctccCCATCCAATTTACAAGTCATAAAATGACTGCTGTAGATTATCAGCAAGTCTTGGAAAAGGATTTAGTGAAGTTTTTGAGACACCcgtcgaaaaaaaactggcagTTCCAACAGAACAACGCCAGTATTCATTCAGCCAATTCAACTCGTGCCTTTCTCAGCAGCAAGAAAATTAAACTCCTTAAATGACCAGCTTGTTCACCGGACCTCAATCCGATCGAAAATATGTGGGCTTCCCTCGTGAGACTCGTGTACGCTAATGGAAAACAATATCCGAATGTTGCTGCTCTTAAAGTCGGAATTGAGGATTCATGGAACGCCATATCAGCTACAGAGATGAAAAATCTGGTCAATTCGATGCCTAATCGAATCTTTGAGGTCATCGCCAAGAATGGAGGTCCTACGAAATATTGAACTTTATCTAAGTTAATAAAATCTGttgtgttttttgatttctagaGGATGGTGAATGCGCGAAGGCCAGTAGTGCTATCTCGTACTAGTAgtataataaaaataagagttgcaaatctttaaaaaaattgcagaccGATGAAATAGATGTTGTAGATCATCTTAGTTGATTCTGGTGCTGATTCAAGTATTGGGCGCCGCGCAACGCCCTCTAACATAAAATTAGGCGTTTCAGGACAATTTTAGAGATCCTATGATTTTCCACGGATaaatttcttctgaaaattgatttgcaaGATGTCTGGATCAGTTTGAACTTAAGTCATGAATAAGTTGTTCttagaaaaagccaaaaaaaggggattttattagaaaaaatcaaaaattcgagggggcgctatagaagttgggcgGTCGTTTTAGAGACTTTTTGACCTAGTCTCCTCagtctattgaattttttgatgaaaattttggacagggggtttttcgacatttggaatcgaatggcattagcagtttttgtaaaaaatgtcagaaggtggtgaaatgagaaaaaatagggggcgctatagaagttgggcgCACTGTAGGAAGGCTAGGAAATcttgcaacaaaaatttttaaaaactaacttaTTAGTGATTGCATCGAAATAATAATCCAATGAATCTGGCATATTCGGTGCACCATTTCCCAACAAATACTTCATATCCaccaaatcatttttcttaaactCCAACCGAGTTTCCAATTGAATCGTCTGCGCTTTCTTCTTTGCTTCAGCTATCAACGTCGATAAATCTCTTTCGAATTGGGTATTCTGTAGAGTTGTATAAGATCTATGATCCATTCGACCTCTTCGTTCAGCCGGAGCAATTGGAAGTCCATCGATAAAGTACTTGAGACTCTTCTTAATACTTCCATCGGAACCCATCGCTTTCACTTTAAAGTATAGTTTGTGAAGTGGTGGGTATGAATCACGGACTCCTGATCCATTCAGCGAGATTACCCAATTAGATTCACGCGAGTGAAGGATGTGTCCAGCAAATTGTTTGTGGAGTTGAAGATCCCTAAAActcataaaattaaaaaatatttctgaaaaagcacTAACCAATCGAGCATAGTGCTTTcaaaaatcgtggaaaatgCTCCTTTTGCTCGAACATCTTCTGGACCCAGTTTAAATTTGAGTAgataattgaaattgataaaattgtcCGCTAGTTgatactctgaaaatttagccttgtagatttctgaaaaattcggacTAAATGCGTCTACAGTTGAGCTCTATCGGTAATCAGTTCGTGTACTCCACATGGACAGGAGCCTTGCCTATGTTTTAGCGACCCAGAAGAGTCTAGTTCTCATGGAATGTACCACGCAACTCTGAGCCCTTACAAACAACTTACTTTGCTCCATATGCATCGCTTTCATTTTGAACAGCTTTTTCTTGCAATATAAATAGGAATAAATTGTGTTGGAAGAATGtgctggaatttttatttatttttatttacgTGGAATTATTTGTAAGGCAAAGTATattaacttctttttttttaaataataacaaaaactCCGATAATAAAGGCCATATTACGCCTAGTTTTTGCATTGTTCTCGGTGTCTGTATCTAAGCAGataaaaacatggtgcatcgcaAAAAGATTCACCTATTGGCAGGTAACATGTTATTGAAACAAATCTAAACAACCCTATAAACAaactttcattcaaattttgaaacaaaaaaagaaatatatttttttgttaaaatacttagttttcgatttcaaaaaaagtgatcacGTGACACGACCTTTTGTCCTAGTTTTTTATGGCCTTATCAATTCAGTATAAAAGGTCCAATTCTCGTTAGTCTTGTTCATATTTCGTCAGAAATCTTGGATCAATCGTCTTTTGAATCGCCAGCCAAAGCTGCCAAGAAGAAAACGAGCAGAAGCATGGGTTCAAGTGATGTGCCAGCAAGATGTCAAAAATCGCAACGTCTAgctcgaataaaaattttgtctgaatcgcttcttctgatttttgaaaaaaattaaattagtttATAGTTACAAGATAGAGAACCGGACATTGTAccatttttgctttttgatttCAGTTCCAGAGTCTATTGGTGTTTTGTTGTGTtgctattttttccaaatgttaGTTATAAGAAACGAGCAATTTGTCGATCCAGGCTGTTACATCAAACTAAACCTGACGTTTGGTTTCCGGATTCGGACCACCTGGTTCCTGTTGGAGTTGTTACAGacgattttcaagaaattttacaattacGATGTTACAATACTTTGAAACTATGCTTTCAACATGAGTAGAGCCTGGAATGTAAAATGAATACTCGAACATTACATTTGACAAGCCGGACGTTATGTTTGCCAGCCCAActtcaaacttaaaaatgctttattttccaatttactaTAATATATTTACAATTTACTATTGTGAATGGTATGTAGTCGtttcaaagaaaacatttagtgcttaacaaaatataaattttagtcTAACAAGTGAGTATTCCCCGTTAGGCCAACTTcataaagttgattttttttaattttagttaaCCAAAAATCCTCATTTGTAAAAGTTTATAGTTTCCAAAACTTGtactgaaaaagttcaaaaatctacaaatttttgacgtgtttTATCATTAAGTCATTTTAGAACACATTAAGTTCAGACTAAATCCCCACTGACAATATTCCACCTTCAAGCTTATAATTCCAGCTAACGATGACGCTCCGTGAATCCAATAGTTCCAAATTacccaaaaataattttctcaaacgtttttttgcaatatattTCATGTGACAGCCCATCAAAAAACACTTTCTAAATATCAAACGAAAATTCTAACAATGCGAATTATGTTTAACCTGAATCAGTTCCGAGAGGGAAAAAGCACATGAAATTCGGCGAAAAGACGCAGAGAAAGAAAAGAACGTTGTCTGCGCATCTGCTTGGCACCACCAGACAAACGGACACTCTCTTCCCGTTctactttcaagttttttgctcactgctgctgctgttgctcAAAACAACAAATAAGCACAGAACGAGAGAGCTGCGCGGAGCAACACAGACACGAAGAGCGAGAGCCATTTCCCCCAATTGTGGTAAAAACACGAGACACTCGCTCTTGTCACTCTATCACCAACAAAACCTTTGGTCACTTCTCTTGTTTTCTAGCACATCTAGTCTCTTATGCTTGGTTGCGTGTATACCGGAAAGCGGCGAGTCCTTGTAGCCCGTCcactttaaaatcaaaatttctatcGTTCTGAAAGCATTTGTTTCCCGTTTTCACATCAATAGATTCCAACTAAATTCCCGTATTCTTGTCGTATGTGATTCCTCGAACGAACTTGATACTTTGAAACGGCTTGTCTCTGACAAACAGCTACgcatgttttttctttccctCATGtgcttttataatttttagccGTGCTGTTTAATagtgtttcaattttaagcaAACTGGTGCACAATATTCCCAAAATTACCTTGATTCttttattagtcttgcacccaaATTATAAATAGCTTATAAATAGCTTATAAGTAGATTCTATTTGGTCTTTTGGCGGCAATTGtgaacataaatttttcagtgtttctgaaaaattccttATTACGGGATGctaaaaaagttataattttttttagttcaaaaattagaagaggagcttaaaaatctagaatattatctattttttttgaaatttgaaattaaatgaaattcattccaaacttttcaatttgaaataaaaactattttcaaattgatgattaaattttttacattttgaaacGTGATTAtaacaagaaaattaaaatccagtttccaaaaaataaccGTATCTTCTCTATTAGCAGCACTCTTAACGTTGACTGCTTATAtctaaattcattttcattttactaATAAATGTTGAActacaaaactatagaaaaatgaataaactctattttgctagttgacaaatgttttgataaatcAAAAGGCAACCGAAATAAGAGCAGTCAAAGTTGACCAATGCAGTCAAAGTTGACCGTATGTTTTTCATTAACTTTCCAATGTTCATATTCCAATGTTCCTTTCTTcgttaaattcgaaatttcgtattttgttcattcattcattATTTCTTTTCTTCCCTCTCCATCCCATTCTCTCCTGTTTTCCAACACCAGCACCCGTTTCAAAAAGtatgtcacttttttttgtcgtCGTCTACTTGTCCAAACATTCAAAAGACACCCGAGACAGATTCTCAAGgtgatttgtcaaattttctgtgtgaCCTGATCACCAAATTCTCGTTTACTTGTTATCATCTTTCCAGCTATAATCTCTCAATCTTGATCAGCTGTTCAAAATCTCGTacttcctctattagtcttgcacccctttCTCACTTCATTTTGAcagtttattttcaacatttattaaaattactGACAACGATTTATAGAGAAagcaattatcaaaaaattgttcgttgataattttttgataaaacctaTGTCAAATGAGATATGAGCTTCCAAAGTTTGTCAATTGAATGCAggatgattttcaaattacttcaaatttttctatattacCAAATgcccaattaaaaaattatcaaaatttaaattttcactcactcataattaaaatttaaaatttgaatctacTCATCGCGGCGTTGACAAAAAACaccttcaaaatttattt includes:
- the C25G4.8 gene encoding BTB domain-containing protein (Confirmed by transcript evidence), which translates into the protein MKAMHMEQKYQLADNFINFNYLLKFKLGPEDVRAKGAFSTIFESTMLDWDLQLHKQFAGHILHSRESNWVISLNGSGVRDSYPPLHKLYFKVKAMGSDGSIKKSLKYFIDGLPIAPAERRGRMDHRSYTTLQNTQFERDLSTLIAEAKKKAQTIQLETRLEFKKNDLVDMKYLLGNGAPNMPDSLDYYFDAITNKSRHDLKLKTSDGMHFVMTNKEIVCLASQFFRQHLKDTTTEYTVGRADSVQSIDICLTYMITGIYKKPALLSPKLAFEIFALAMQWKVFEPKVLKNSIEKHCCEELQKNYEDIMYVCNMLIIADDAQFANVQNCCIATLVFYHAHDFIRIFVIGNHPLKERFSRRQEFLRPSLTMQVKRAFAASNESKCFIKFLPAIGED